The nucleotide window TGGAGTGATGACCCCACTGGGAGCAGAGAAGCCAAGCCTGGGCTGGAGAACAGGGGTGGGTGAAGAGAAGAGGCAATAGGGGCAgtagggcagggagaggaggaagccTAGGGCCTTGGATAGCTATTCAGATAGAAGGTGAGGGCTTCTCTCTGCCACCTCCTCCTTGAGGGACAGGGGTTGGGGTACAAGAAGATAGGGGGAAGCCCCCCTTTTGGCCACAGTTCCTTCCCTAGGTCAAAAGGAAGAGACCAAAGAGAGCACACAAAGGCCAAGGAGACTAAGAAGCAGACCAATAATGAGTTAACAGGTAAAACAATCGGGGACACCTAACCTCTCCCCAGCCCACTGTTCATATTTGTGGTGGAAGTAATTTGATAAGAcataaaaacttccaaaaatttGTAGCCCCTGGTGGGttggagagaggaagcagaatCCAGGAGTCTGGAAATCAACACCTAAAATCCAGAGGCAGGAGCTAAGCCGTGAGGCGTGGGGACGGAAGACAGAACTCCCCACAGGAAACTAGATCACCTACTCCGTGGGCCTCATCTGGATGTCTCCAATCTGCTGGAAGGCACAAGGCTTGAAGCAGACAGGATGCTCTCCCCACCCGCTAGGCCTCCCTGCTGTCTTCCTCTGGGATGGCTGGGCTCTTCCAGGGGGTGGACAGTCAAGGCCAGACTCACCTGGACACGTGGAAGGGTGCTTGAGGACATAGATGACAGCCTCAGCCACATCTTCAGGTTTGAGACACTGGAGAGTATGGGAGGAAAGAGGGATGGTGAGGGCAGAGTGAACCTCCCACCTCTGACGTCCTCTCCAACATCTtcatccccaccccaaccctccaGGAGGGGTGACAGGCTGGCTAGAAGAGTGTGGTCTAAAGGCCAGGGTTCCCTCTGCATTCACTTAGGGAGTGAGTGGCTCACTGGCCTCAGAGTGAGGCCTCACCTTTATGCATTCATAGATGGAAGCTGCCTTCTCAGGGTCCTTATTGTGGAGTTTGAAGGAGAATTGTGTCTCCGCCACTTCTGGAGAGATGCACTGGACCAACAGAGAGGGCCTGCTCAGGAGCTGAGCTGAGCCCTGCCTCCATCCCAGTCAGAAGCTAGGCTTAGGGGAGAGACAGGATGGAAAACACGGGGGCCCCCCTGCTTCACAGTGATGGCTGCCCAATGTCCAGcagccacctcctcctcccaaaGCTGCCACTAGCAATGATCACAATGACACCTACCACCTATGGAGCCCTTCTCAGGTAAGTGTTTTACAAAATGGTGTCCCTTAAGACTTCATCACTGGGTCGGTATcaccatctccattttacaaatgagtaagGCTGAGGCTTGGAGGGGTTAagtgagttgcccaaggtcatgtggcCTTTCAGGGAAGAGCCCAGAGTCTGGGTTTACAGCCATGGTTTCCCACAGCCCCTGCTCTCCTTCAGTCTCACCTACTGTGTTCCCTTCTGGTCAGCCCCCTCCCATCTCAAAGTCAGTGACATGAAGCTCAAAGGGCTACTCAGGGTCATGCCAGCAGCAGCAGAGCCCAGGAGCTCTGTGCCCCTCACACTCCCAGCAGAGCATCCTGAACAGTATGAGTGTGGGGTGCTGAAGGCCTGTGCCTACCCAGACCCCACCAGGGCCAGGCCTCACCCTCACTGTGGCTCAAATGTGGGTCTGGGCCTCCCGAAGCTCTTGCCTCAGTCCCTCTGTCAGTGTGGTGATGGCATACTTGGTAGCACTATAGAAATGGATCACAGAGTGGGGTGACACTTGGTGACCAGACATGCTgggtggaggaaaggaggggaaagaagagagtgaaGCTGCTGATGGACCAGCAGTGCCCCCTGCTGGACCAGTCAGCTCCACCACCTAGATGCTGCAGGAAAGCCTTCTCAAGGGGACCTCTTTACAGGCCATCCTGGTGGCCCACTGATGTAGCTCCAGCTATTCAAGCAGCTCCTGTAAGTCCTGCTCTTCCTAGAAGTCCAACTAGGGGCTGGCACTTGATATACACTATTCTTTCTCTCGCCATAATTGTGCCATTTGGCTGTTAACTGGGTATTAAGTCCCTATTTCACCAATGAAACTGATGTCCAAAGAGGTCAAATGAACTGCAACAGATCACTCAGCTTGGAGGGTGAGTGATGATCTGAGCTTTAGCCCTTGTCCACCTGCCTCACCTGTTGATATTAATGATATGCCCGTCATCCACCTTCCATTCCTTCATGGACTGGTAGGCTTCCCGTGTGCAGATGCTGAGGGCCAGCATGTTCACCTGCAGGCCAGGGAGGGCAGTGGGGTATCTCTAGCTTGGGCCCATCTGAGCAGGTAATAGAGCCACAGAGCCCGTCCAGGGGAGTGGCATTCCAAAACAGTGTCCAGGTCCTACCTGAGACCAACAATGGTTCCAGAGTACCTTGCCTTAGGTGCCTCTCCCCCTAAAGCCACCAGCCCCAGCTGAGAGCAGTGCTAATTCCTCTCCCCAGGTAACCCCCGCCTCCAAGATTCTGCAAACAGCAGTGGGAAACTCCCAAACTCATCCATGACCCAGGAACCCTCCCTGTCTTGGATGTCTCCTCTACAAACAACAGAACCTCTGCCTTAGAGAAtgatctccttttcttcctcaaataCCCTCTCCTCTCTTATCTGGGTCAGCTTCCCTGGCCTTGCTCTCTAAAAAGCCTAaaatccagggcgcctgggtggctcagtcagttaagcgtctgacttcagctcaggtcatgatctagtggtttgtggattcgagccctgcatgggggactgcactgacagctcagagcctggagcctgcttcagattctgggtctccctctctctttgcccctcccccactcacgctctgtgtctctctctctctcaaaaataattaaaaaattaaaataaagataaaaagcctAAAATCCTTccaaaatggctttaaaaatctctctccttggtgtgcctgcgtggctcagtaggttaaacatctgactcttgatttcagctcaggtcatgatctcacagtttgtgtgttcaagccccatgtggggctctgcgctgacagtgcagggcctgcttgggattctctgtctccctctctctctgccactcctccctcccctgcttgcctgtgttctctctctctcaaaataaacattttaaaaaaataaataaatagtggctcagtcagttaagggtctgattcttggttttgactcaggtcatggtctcatggttcatgagttccagcctcacactggggtgggtgctgacagctcggggcctgcttgggattgtctctctgtctctctctctctgcccctccctcactcatgtgagcacgctctctctcgctctctctctctcccctaataaataagcttaaaaaaaaaagaaagaaacctttaaataaataaattaattaattaaaaaaaaatctctctcctcAAGTATAGACCCTAGCCTCTCTCTGTCTTACCCAGctactctctgctcctttcctatCTCCTCCCTTAAGACTATAAGTAGAGAAGGcctgaccttccttccttccatgcctTCCTCTAGACTCTGTTCCATCTACAAGATTAGGCACAGAGACTCTTTATGGGGGTGGGGTAGCTGGTCAGAAGATGGCAGGGGACCTCCCAAGCACATGGGGGCTTTCTGCCTTCCTTGGCCTCTGCCAGAGGTGACCCAAAATCCCTACCCTTCATCGAACAGAGGCCTGAAGAAGTATCTCAGCTCCAAAGCTCCTGCCA belongs to Acinonyx jubatus isolate Ajub_Pintada_27869175 chromosome E1, VMU_Ajub_asm_v1.0, whole genome shotgun sequence and includes:
- the DHRS11 gene encoding LOW QUALITY PROTEIN: dehydrogenase/reductase SDR family member 11 (The sequence of the model RefSeq protein was modified relative to this genomic sequence to represent the inferred CDS: inserted 1 base in 1 codon; substituted 1 base at 1 genomic stop codon), encoding MHPSPCDPGRSSAIQMSVSQSEVGGRLGTMARTGMEQWRDRLALVTGAXGGIGATVARALVQQGLKVVGCARPVSNIEELAAKCKSIGYPRTLIPHRCDLSSEEDILSTFLAVCSQHSGVNICINNAGLAWPDTLLSGNTSSWKDMFNVNMLALSICTREAYQSMKEWKVDDGHIININSMSGHQVSPHSVIHFYSATKYAITTLTEGLRQELREAQTHIXATCISPEVAETQFSFKLHNKDPEKAASIYECIKCLKPEDVAEAVIYVLKHPSTCPGVDFQTPGFCFLSPTHQGLQIFGSFYVLSNYFHHKYEQWAGERLGVPDCFTC